A section of the Streptomyces sp. SLBN-118 genome encodes:
- the pepN gene encoding aminopeptidase N: MPVLTRDEAQTRAQLLDVHRYTIDLDLTGGEETFDSRTVIHFTARATGDTFVELKPAVLRSVTLDGQPVDPESLLENRLALTGLSAGEHELHVDAQMRYSRTGEGMHRFTDPTDGAVYLYTQLFMEDVQRVFAAFDQPDLKAVFELSVTAPEGWTVLGNGVATHQGDGKWTCAPTQPLATYFVAVAAGPWYSVRTEHAGLPFGLHCRRSLAPYLDADADEILEITRQCYDRYHEKFEEPYPFDSYDQAFVPEFNAGAMENPGLVTFRDEFVYRSAVTDTERQTRAMVIAHEMAHMWFGDLVTLRWWDDIWLNESFAEYMGYQTLTETTRFTDTWVDFGIGRKSWGYDADQRPSTHPVAPDPDAVPDTASAMLNFDGISYAKGASALRQLVTWLGEKDFLAGINTHFARHKFANATLADFIDSLAGATDRDVHGWAESWLRTTGVDTLTPTVSESQGTWSLTVARDGSRPHRIAVGAYDTDPVDPGRLVLRDRLELDIPQNGSGPHPGRRPALVVLNDGDTSYAKVRLDATSWNTAVRSLSGIPDPLTRTVVWNAARDMVRDGELAPAAYLEAARAHLPRETDLAVVQGVLAFAAIQLADRYLPAEERPAALGVIRGICRDLLRRTEDGSEPGLRLTAVRHFIDAAAQPETLQEWIGDGSVPGGPELDPELRWRIFYRLAVLGATDDAAIAAELDRDPSATGQEGAARCRAALPTAEAKTAAWQRLFTTDTLSNYLFTATAQGFWQPEQADLVREYVARYYQDSVALAARRGPAIAEAAGRYAFPLHAVDEEALTLGEECLRNTDMLPALRRKLVDQLDDLRRALSVRAG; the protein is encoded by the coding sequence ATGCCCGTACTGACGCGCGACGAAGCGCAGACCCGAGCCCAGCTCCTCGACGTCCACCGGTACACGATCGACCTCGATCTCACCGGCGGGGAAGAGACCTTCGACTCCCGGACCGTCATCCACTTCACGGCCCGCGCCACCGGGGACACCTTCGTCGAGCTCAAGCCCGCCGTCCTGCGCTCCGTCACCCTCGACGGACAGCCCGTAGACCCCGAGTCACTCCTCGAGAACCGGCTCGCGCTCACCGGCCTGAGCGCCGGGGAGCACGAGCTGCACGTCGATGCCCAGATGCGCTACTCCCGCACCGGCGAGGGCATGCACCGCTTCACCGACCCCACCGACGGCGCGGTCTACCTCTACACCCAGCTGTTCATGGAGGACGTCCAGCGCGTCTTCGCCGCCTTCGACCAGCCCGACCTCAAGGCCGTCTTCGAGCTCTCCGTCACCGCCCCCGAGGGCTGGACCGTCCTCGGCAACGGCGTCGCTACCCACCAGGGCGACGGCAAGTGGACCTGCGCCCCCACCCAGCCGCTCGCCACCTACTTCGTGGCCGTGGCCGCGGGCCCCTGGTACTCCGTACGCACCGAGCACGCCGGACTGCCCTTCGGCCTGCACTGCCGCCGCTCGCTCGCCCCGTACCTGGACGCGGACGCCGACGAGATCCTCGAGATCACCCGACAGTGCTACGACCGGTACCACGAGAAGTTCGAGGAGCCCTACCCCTTCGACTCCTACGACCAGGCCTTCGTGCCCGAGTTCAACGCCGGTGCGATGGAGAACCCGGGCCTCGTCACCTTCCGTGACGAGTTCGTCTACCGCTCCGCCGTCACCGACACCGAGCGGCAGACCCGCGCCATGGTCATCGCCCACGAGATGGCCCACATGTGGTTCGGCGATCTCGTCACACTCCGGTGGTGGGACGACATCTGGCTGAATGAGTCCTTCGCCGAATACATGGGCTACCAGACCCTCACCGAGACCACCCGCTTCACCGACACCTGGGTCGACTTCGGCATAGGCCGCAAGTCCTGGGGTTACGACGCAGACCAGCGGCCCTCCACCCACCCCGTCGCCCCCGACCCGGACGCCGTCCCCGACACCGCGTCCGCCATGCTCAACTTCGACGGCATCTCCTATGCCAAGGGCGCCTCCGCCCTGCGCCAGCTGGTGACCTGGCTGGGCGAGAAGGACTTCCTGGCAGGCATCAACACCCACTTCGCCCGGCACAAGTTCGCCAATGCCACCCTCGCCGACTTCATCGACTCGCTGGCGGGCGCCACAGACCGCGACGTGCACGGCTGGGCCGAGTCCTGGCTGCGTACGACCGGCGTCGACACGCTCACCCCGACCGTCTCCGAGTCCCAGGGCACCTGGTCGCTCACGGTCGCCCGCGACGGCAGCCGCCCGCACCGCATCGCCGTCGGCGCGTACGACACCGACCCCGTGGACCCCGGCCGGCTCGTCCTGCGCGATCGCCTCGAACTGGACATCCCGCAGAACGGGAGCGGCCCCCACCCCGGCCGCCGCCCGGCCCTCGTCGTCCTCAACGACGGCGACACCAGTTACGCCAAGGTCCGTCTCGACGCCACCTCCTGGAACACGGCCGTACGCTCCCTCTCCGGCATCCCCGACCCGCTGACCCGCACCGTCGTCTGGAACGCCGCCCGCGACATGGTCCGCGACGGCGAACTCGCCCCCGCCGCCTACCTGGAGGCCGCCCGCGCCCACCTCCCGCGCGAAACGGACCTCGCGGTCGTCCAAGGCGTCCTCGCCTTCGCCGCGATCCAGCTCGCCGACCGCTACCTCCCCGCCGAGGAGCGGCCCGCCGCGCTCGGCGTGATCCGGGGCATCTGCCGCGATCTGCTGCGTCGCACCGAGGACGGCAGCGAACCCGGCCTCCGGCTGACCGCAGTACGCCACTTCATCGACGCGGCCGCGCAGCCCGAGACGCTCCAGGAGTGGATCGGCGACGGCAGCGTCCCCGGCGGCCCCGAACTGGACCCGGAGCTGCGCTGGCGGATCTTCTATCGCCTCGCAGTCCTCGGCGCGACCGACGACGCGGCGATCGCGGCCGAGCTGGACCGCGACCCCAGCGCCACCGGCCAGGAAGGCGCGGCCCGTTGCCGCGCCGCGCTGCCCACTGCCGAGGCGAAGACGGCGGCCTGGCAGCGCCTGTTCACCACCGACACGCTGTCCAACTACCTCTTCACCGCCACGGCTCAGGGCTTCTGGCAGCCCGAACAGGCCGATCTGGTACGGGAGTACGTCGCCCGCTACTACCAGGACTCGGTTGCCCTCGCCGCCCGCCGCGGCCCCGCCATCGCGGAGGCCGCCGGCCGCTACGCCTTCCCGCTCCACGCGGTGGACGAGGAGGCGCTGACCCTGGGCGAGGAGTGCCTGCGCAACACGGACATGCTCCCGGCGCTGCGCCGCAAACTGGTCGACCAACTGGACGACCTCCGCCGCGCGCTGT